Proteins from a single region of Sphaerochaeta globosa str. Buddy:
- a CDS encoding TIM barrel protein translates to MQIGLNRIIAPSLPLFDFFALARRCGCSTIELRNTIGNQNPFDGKNPREVRKQLANNNLSIASINSLQRFNDYTDARKKELRALLEYAKKIRAEAIVLCPVSGLPPDAERTVWLERTRFALSQYGPLFEEYGLYGYVEPLGFTTSSLRNKAEAIQAIEASGYQKWYRLVHDTFHHHLANEQEFFSSHTGIVHISSVLPAQLGEEPSDADRLLFLEEDLLCTKEQAQTLVTSGYRGTFSFEPFSPRVHTLDTAALEEEIKKSINLLFR, encoded by the coding sequence ATGCAGATTGGATTGAACAGGATTATCGCCCCTTCCCTGCCTCTCTTTGATTTCTTTGCCCTTGCCCGGCGGTGTGGATGCTCAACCATTGAATTGAGAAACACTATCGGAAATCAAAACCCGTTTGACGGCAAGAATCCAAGGGAAGTACGGAAGCAACTTGCGAACAACAATCTCAGCATTGCCAGCATCAATTCCCTGCAGCGTTTCAACGACTACACGGATGCAAGAAAAAAAGAGCTCCGAGCCCTCCTGGAGTATGCGAAAAAGATTCGTGCTGAGGCAATCGTATTGTGCCCGGTAAGTGGTCTTCCCCCTGATGCAGAGCGTACTGTATGGCTCGAACGTACCCGGTTTGCACTCTCCCAATACGGACCGTTGTTTGAGGAGTATGGGCTATACGGCTATGTTGAACCGCTGGGTTTCACAACGAGTTCACTGAGAAACAAAGCAGAAGCAATACAGGCAATCGAGGCAAGCGGGTATCAGAAATGGTATCGGCTTGTGCACGATACCTTCCACCATCACCTAGCAAACGAGCAGGAGTTCTTTTCCTCCCATACCGGTATTGTGCATATTTCATCAGTCTTGCCGGCACAGCTTGGAGAAGAACCCAGTGATGCCGACCGGCTTCTCTTTTTGGAGGAGGATTTGCTTTGTACAAAGGAACAGGCTCAGACCTTGGTAACCAGTGGCTATCGGGGAACCTTCTCGTTTGAACCCTTCAGCCCAAGGGTGCATACTCTCGATACTGCGGCTCTGGAAGAAGAAATCAAAAAGAGCATCAATCTACTCTTCCGCTAA
- a CDS encoding glycoside hydrolase family 2 protein: MQTIYLSHLHDQAFRAKFHQKQLACDQLVTLTGRTSIPLEGPWRLCPDQYDTCLRAGWYAYTGKETTPVDCDFEFWKEVIVPSVWNTEHEPWEYYEGSMLYRTEFASSQKEGTRTFLVFEGVANRAYVFLNGIYLGFHEGASTPFSVEITASLQDRNTLLVCANNTRSVSSVPSENTDWFNYGGIYRQVHLMQVPPSFIRHWYVRLLDAHTLGIDIELSGIHDSVQVVCKELGLSLLLAVHDHTASVQVPFTGQVWGIENPKRYTFCLQYGQDRVEDTIGLRTIACRGNQILLNEKPIFLRGVCLHEDHPDFGRYVNENLVRRSLEDAKLLGCNCIRLSHYPHHRYMAEIADELGMLLWEELPVYWAIAFSDPAVLADAKNQLSELILRDRNRCSVIIWSVGNENPDTDERLAFMSSLASLARSLDPSRLVGAACLVNEHTLCIQDRLEACLDVIGLNEYYGWYDPDMGKLKILLEHSLKDKPVLITEFGAGAKAGFHDAEAALFSEERQALFYKQQFVLLLGSPTVSGTFPWLLYDFRSPRRMNKYQGGYNRKGLIDQSRRHKKLAYATVQTEYRRFKEQGR, from the coding sequence ATGCAAACCATCTACCTATCTCACCTGCACGATCAAGCTTTTAGGGCGAAGTTCCACCAGAAGCAACTAGCTTGCGACCAGCTGGTCACGCTCACCGGTCGTACATCCATTCCCCTTGAAGGGCCATGGAGGCTGTGTCCCGACCAGTATGACACCTGCCTGAGGGCGGGATGGTACGCTTACACGGGCAAGGAAACAACGCCGGTTGACTGTGATTTTGAATTCTGGAAGGAAGTAATCGTTCCCTCGGTTTGGAATACCGAGCATGAGCCTTGGGAGTATTATGAGGGCAGCATGCTCTACCGGACGGAGTTTGCTTCCTCCCAAAAGGAGGGAACAAGAACCTTCCTGGTTTTCGAGGGAGTGGCAAATCGTGCCTATGTGTTCCTCAATGGAATCTACCTTGGGTTTCACGAAGGTGCCTCTACTCCTTTCAGTGTTGAGATAACCGCCTCTCTCCAGGATAGAAATACCCTGTTGGTTTGTGCCAACAACACACGAAGTGTTAGCTCTGTTCCTTCGGAGAATACCGATTGGTTCAACTATGGGGGTATCTACCGGCAGGTGCATCTGATGCAGGTTCCCCCTTCTTTCATCAGACATTGGTATGTACGGCTTCTCGATGCACACACCCTCGGTATCGATATTGAGCTTTCAGGCATCCATGACAGTGTCCAAGTTGTTTGCAAGGAGCTTGGCCTTTCCCTCCTTCTTGCAGTACACGACCATACGGCTTCGGTCCAGGTTCCCTTTACCGGACAGGTTTGGGGTATCGAGAACCCCAAGCGATATACCTTTTGCCTGCAGTATGGACAGGACAGGGTGGAGGATACCATCGGACTGAGGACCATCGCGTGCAGGGGGAACCAGATTTTGCTCAATGAAAAACCAATATTCCTACGCGGTGTCTGCCTGCACGAGGACCACCCTGACTTTGGTCGCTACGTCAACGAGAACCTGGTACGAAGGAGCTTGGAGGATGCAAAGCTTCTGGGTTGCAATTGCATCCGTCTTTCCCACTATCCCCATCACCGCTACATGGCTGAAATAGCTGATGAGCTTGGCATGCTGCTTTGGGAAGAGCTTCCAGTCTATTGGGCGATTGCCTTCTCAGATCCTGCAGTACTCGCTGATGCGAAAAACCAGCTTTCCGAGTTGATTCTTCGGGATCGAAATCGCTGCAGTGTGATCATATGGTCGGTCGGCAATGAGAATCCTGATACTGATGAGCGTCTTGCATTCATGTCTTCTCTCGCCTCCTTGGCCCGCAGCCTCGACCCTTCAAGGCTTGTCGGTGCAGCGTGTTTGGTCAATGAGCATACGCTATGCATCCAGGACCGCTTGGAAGCTTGCTTGGATGTCATCGGGCTTAATGAGTACTACGGTTGGTATGACCCCGATATGGGCAAGTTGAAAATACTGCTTGAGCATTCGCTTAAGGACAAACCGGTATTGATCACCGAGTTCGGTGCAGGTGCAAAGGCCGGTTTCCACGATGCTGAGGCAGCCTTGTTCAGTGAAGAGCGGCAAGCCTTGTTTTACAAGCAGCAGTTTGTCTTGCTGCTCGGCAGTCCTACCGTTTCTGGTACTTTTCCTTGGCTTTTGTACGATTTTCGCTCCCCAAGGCGGATGAACAAGTACCAAGGCGGGTATAATCGCAAAGGCCTCATCGATCAGTCCCGCCGGCATAAGAAGCTTGCCTATGCGACGGTTCAGACTGAGTATAGGCGATTTAAAGAGCAAGGAAGGTAA
- a CDS encoding Gfo/Idh/MocA family protein, giving the protein MQTLNVAIIGCGGIAKAHIEAYQLLGQGCVIRALCDIYQQKMESLKEHYLLGDVFMTEDYHQLLKDDDIQLVSVCLPPSLHCQISVDCLLAGKHVLCEKPMAPSLSECDLMMQAEQKSGKLLSIVAQNRFKTDAMRMKTLFEEGKLGKVLLARVNSMWWRGTKYYDLWWRGTYEMEGGGCTLNHAVHQIDILLWLLGMPKSVYSVMANVGHPNSEVEDVSLSLLSYEGMLAQIDTSLVDHDEKQEFFFACEKASVGIPWMLKACKQRPNGFLDPNPEQEETLQSYVQSLPELDTQRHAAQIEDVVHAILQRKAPLVTSQDGRNAIELISAMYKSATFAQNVMLPLQPDDPFYTQEGLQKYAIRYHKKQKSMENLEDAEITL; this is encoded by the coding sequence GTGCAAACACTTAACGTGGCAATAATCGGTTGTGGGGGCATTGCAAAAGCCCACATTGAGGCATATCAGCTGCTCGGGCAGGGGTGCGTGATTCGTGCACTGTGTGATATCTATCAGCAAAAAATGGAGAGTCTGAAAGAACACTACCTGCTAGGCGATGTTTTCATGACGGAGGACTATCATCAGTTGCTCAAGGACGATGATATTCAGCTGGTATCGGTGTGCCTGCCTCCTTCCTTGCATTGCCAGATTTCGGTAGATTGTCTTCTGGCAGGCAAGCATGTTCTTTGCGAAAAGCCTATGGCTCCCTCCCTCAGCGAGTGCGACCTGATGATGCAGGCGGAGCAAAAAAGCGGGAAGCTACTCTCAATCGTAGCCCAGAACCGCTTTAAGACCGATGCCATGCGCATGAAAACCCTGTTTGAGGAGGGTAAGCTAGGCAAGGTCTTGTTGGCCCGTGTCAACTCGATGTGGTGGCGTGGTACCAAGTATTACGACCTCTGGTGGCGTGGAACCTATGAGATGGAAGGGGGTGGATGCACGCTCAACCATGCTGTACACCAGATCGATATCCTGTTGTGGCTGCTGGGCATGCCTAAGAGCGTCTACTCGGTAATGGCCAATGTAGGCCATCCGAATTCGGAGGTCGAGGATGTCTCCCTTTCCCTTCTTTCCTACGAAGGAATGCTTGCCCAGATTGATACTAGCTTGGTCGACCATGATGAGAAGCAGGAGTTCTTCTTTGCCTGTGAGAAAGCTTCTGTTGGTATTCCTTGGATGCTGAAGGCATGCAAACAAAGGCCCAATGGATTTTTGGACCCGAATCCCGAGCAGGAAGAGACCCTGCAATCATATGTGCAAAGCCTGCCGGAACTCGATACGCAGCGGCATGCAGCCCAAATTGAGGATGTAGTGCATGCCATTCTCCAGCGAAAAGCGCCTTTGGTTACCTCACAGGATGGACGTAATGCCATTGAACTCATCAGCGCGATGTATAAAAGTGCAACCTTTGCCCAGAACGTAATGCTTCCTTTGCAACCGGATGATCCCTTCTATACCCAAGAGGGATTGCAGAAGTACGCAATACGATATCACAAGAAGCAAAAGTCGATGGAAAACCTGGAGGATGCAGAGATTACCCTGTAA
- a CDS encoding MBL fold metallo-hydrolase, with the protein MNCTYLGHSTFLLETEEVLLLFDYTGGPLNLPDGKKSLLVFASHRHGDHFSDAIFSLAQREGKTVFILSSDIATHLVPAHVQVRWMGPYEELTIENVALRTLKSTDEGVAFVLQVGEKTLYYAGDLNHWHWEGESEAYNKQMQHDYHTELRLLPSKLDLAFVPVDPRLGRFYSLGAKDLATRVTVKTLVPMHFWKDSSVCAKLAKELDLLVGEVVLLTNDITTWRIQ; encoded by the coding sequence ATGAATTGTACATATTTAGGTCATAGCACCTTTTTGCTCGAAACAGAAGAAGTGTTGCTCCTTTTCGATTACACCGGAGGGCCGCTGAACCTCCCCGATGGAAAGAAGAGCTTGCTGGTGTTTGCCAGCCACCGCCATGGGGACCACTTCAGTGATGCCATTTTCTCACTGGCACAAAGGGAAGGGAAAACGGTGTTCATTCTCTCCTCCGATATTGCCACCCACCTTGTACCGGCACATGTGCAGGTTCGCTGGATGGGACCGTACGAGGAGCTAACTATAGAGAATGTGGCACTCAGAACGCTGAAGTCTACCGATGAGGGTGTTGCTTTTGTCCTGCAGGTGGGGGAAAAGACCCTCTACTATGCAGGGGACTTGAACCACTGGCACTGGGAGGGTGAAAGCGAGGCGTATAACAAGCAGATGCAGCATGATTACCACACCGAGCTCAGACTGCTTCCTTCCAAGCTCGACCTTGCCTTTGTTCCGGTGGATCCAAGACTTGGCCGGTTCTATAGCCTTGGGGCAAAAGATTTGGCAACAAGGGTCACGGTGAAAACCCTCGTTCCGATGCATTTCTGGAAGGATAGCTCAGTGTGTGCAAAGCTTGCCAAGGAACTTGACCTTTTGGTTGGAGAGGTTGTATTGCTTACAAACGATATCACTACGTGGAGGATTCAATGA
- a CDS encoding VOC family protein yields the protein MKFSFVHNNFNVTDLDTSLAFYKEALGLVEVRRKIATDGSFILVFLGDGVSKHQLELTWLRNWEKGTYNLGDNEFHLAFDVDDMDSARAKHREMGCICYENINMGIYFIVDPDGYWLEIVPKK from the coding sequence ATGAAGTTTAGCTTTGTTCATAATAATTTCAATGTTACCGATCTGGATACATCGCTTGCTTTCTATAAAGAGGCTTTGGGCTTGGTCGAAGTGAGGCGTAAGATTGCTACCGATGGTTCCTTCATTCTCGTTTTCCTTGGCGATGGGGTTTCCAAGCATCAGTTGGAGCTGACTTGGCTGAGGAACTGGGAGAAAGGCACGTATAATCTTGGCGATAATGAGTTCCACTTGGCCTTCGATGTTGATGATATGGATAGCGCTCGGGCAAAGCATCGGGAAATGGGATGCATCTGCTACGAGAACATCAATATGGGCATCTATTTCATCGTAGACCCAGATGGTTACTGGTTGGAGATTGTTCCCAAGAAGTAA
- a CDS encoding SulP family inorganic anion transporter → MRKANNLKQASFLTDLKREFSSYSAASFSKDLLAGLTVTAVALPLALAFGVSSGLDAASGLITAILAGLIIGALGGASFQISGPTGAMAAILVSLVVRHGTEGVFIAGFLSGLILLAAAYLKVGALVSYIPSPVVTGFTSGIAVIIALGQIDNFFGTASSGEGALAKLISYTSLGFPIDLATMAYGLFVVLLMVLWPKKWNARFPASLLGIIITLGVQMFLNLSVKEVGMIPRSLMGENRLHIFELPIRELAQYISPAISIAALGMVESLLCGSSAGKMKGEKLNATRELYAQGIGNVIIPFFGGIPATAAIARTSVAIKSGQQTRITGIIHAIGLLASMFLLSPYMSRIPLASLAGVLMVTAWRMNEWHSIRQIFSKKIKTSMAQFLITMVATVVFDLTIAILIGLIFSMVMFIIRSHHISIEIDPVSAELGTYDATTKVVYVDGSLFFGSQEQLTKTVESLLSEGVGRIIFSLRGVATIDHSSINEFVEIVHMCRKQSVDVLFCGLQPSVQSLMKRLDFYDLVGQDKFFSSAVTALESLR, encoded by the coding sequence ATGCGTAAAGCTAATAATCTTAAACAAGCTTCATTTCTTACAGACTTGAAGCGTGAGTTCTCTTCATATTCGGCGGCCTCGTTTTCCAAGGACCTGCTGGCGGGTTTGACTGTCACTGCAGTTGCCCTGCCGCTGGCTCTTGCATTCGGGGTGAGTTCCGGTCTCGATGCAGCCAGCGGTCTGATTACTGCAATTCTGGCAGGTCTCATTATCGGGGCCTTGGGCGGAGCTTCCTTTCAGATTTCCGGACCAACCGGAGCCATGGCTGCCATTCTGGTCAGCTTGGTTGTTCGTCATGGTACCGAAGGTGTCTTCATTGCAGGATTCTTGAGCGGGCTCATCCTGTTGGCAGCAGCGTATCTGAAAGTCGGTGCCTTGGTTTCCTATATCCCCAGCCCGGTTGTTACCGGCTTTACCAGCGGTATTGCCGTCATTATTGCGTTAGGGCAGATAGATAATTTCTTTGGTACTGCCAGCAGTGGTGAGGGAGCCCTTGCAAAACTGATTTCCTATACTTCATTGGGATTCCCCATCGATCTTGCTACCATGGCTTATGGTTTGTTTGTCGTTCTGCTCATGGTTCTCTGGCCCAAGAAGTGGAATGCACGATTCCCGGCAAGTCTTTTGGGTATTATCATCACCTTGGGTGTGCAGATGTTCCTGAATCTTTCGGTGAAGGAAGTAGGGATGATTCCCCGTTCCTTGATGGGAGAGAACAGGCTTCATATTTTTGAGCTTCCGATTAGAGAGCTGGCACAGTATATATCCCCGGCAATTTCCATTGCAGCCCTTGGTATGGTTGAGAGTTTGCTGTGCGGCAGTTCGGCTGGAAAAATGAAGGGGGAGAAGCTGAATGCAACCCGTGAATTGTATGCCCAGGGCATCGGCAATGTCATCATTCCCTTTTTCGGAGGTATTCCTGCAACAGCAGCCATCGCCCGTACATCGGTGGCGATAAAGAGCGGGCAACAGACTCGCATAACCGGTATCATTCATGCTATCGGACTGCTGGCCTCCATGTTCCTGCTTTCTCCGTACATGAGCAGGATTCCTCTGGCTTCCTTGGCCGGGGTTCTCATGGTTACCGCCTGGAGGATGAATGAGTGGCACTCCATCCGCCAGATATTCTCCAAGAAGATCAAGACTTCGATGGCCCAATTCCTTATTACCATGGTGGCAACGGTCGTATTTGACCTGACCATCGCCATTCTCATCGGTCTGATTTTCTCCATGGTGATGTTCATCATCCGCAGTCACCACATTTCTATAGAGATTGATCCTGTCTCGGCAGAGCTCGGTACGTACGATGCAACGACAAAGGTCGTCTATGTCGATGGCTCACTGTTCTTCGGCAGTCAGGAACAGTTGACAAAAACCGTGGAGAGCTTGCTTTCAGAGGGTGTGGGTCGCATTATCTTCAGCCTCAGAGGGGTAGCTACCATTGATCACAGTTCCATCAATGAGTTTGTGGAGATAGTGCATATGTGTAGGAAACAATCGGTGGATGTACTGTTTTGCGGTTTGCAACCTTCGGTGCAGTCGCTGATGAAGCGCCTGGATTTCTATGATCTTGTAGGTCAGGACAAATTCTTTTCCTCAGCGGTGACTGCCTTGGAGTCGCTTAGGTAA
- a CDS encoding helix-turn-helix domain-containing protein has translation MSETILTENSFFYEPTMQLKVIKRDPELPYRLHSHEFHELVIVISGRGINFTADEQMPLREGSVLFIPPGVEHGYKDVENLVLYNILYGRNLITRHALDLTELPGFCAIFMQSEHIEGLTLSPSQIAELIPLVQLMEKEADDQSFGSGSKTLAYAYLVELLVQISRIYDQIPRETNQNARRLWEVISYMDGNLDKALTTEDLVIIANMSTSTLNRCFKQSTGLSPIEFHIHKRIAYACSLIQERGLSMGQVSEACGFKDPNYFSRQFRKVMAMSPKQYQRIFTSRFT, from the coding sequence ATGAGTGAAACCATCCTTACCGAAAATTCGTTCTTCTACGAGCCAACTATGCAACTGAAGGTAATCAAGCGCGACCCCGAGCTACCGTACCGGCTTCATAGCCATGAGTTTCATGAATTGGTTATCGTTATCAGCGGAAGAGGGATCAACTTTACGGCCGATGAACAGATGCCGCTGCGAGAAGGTTCGGTACTCTTCATTCCGCCCGGTGTCGAACATGGGTACAAGGATGTGGAAAACCTCGTGTTGTACAATATTCTGTATGGAAGGAACCTCATAACCCGCCATGCCTTGGATTTAACCGAACTGCCGGGGTTCTGTGCCATTTTCATGCAATCCGAACACATCGAGGGACTCACCCTCTCCCCTTCCCAGATCGCCGAGCTCATTCCCTTGGTCCAGCTCATGGAAAAGGAAGCAGACGACCAAAGCTTCGGCTCGGGCTCCAAAACCCTCGCCTACGCGTATCTGGTTGAACTGCTTGTCCAAATCTCGCGCATTTACGATCAGATACCCCGGGAAACCAACCAAAACGCCCGCAGGCTTTGGGAAGTCATCTCTTACATGGATGGAAACTTGGACAAGGCCCTCACTACCGAGGACCTTGTGATTATTGCAAATATGAGCACCAGCACGCTCAATCGTTGTTTCAAGCAGAGTACCGGGCTTTCGCCGATTGAGTTCCACATCCATAAACGTATCGCGTATGCTTGCTCGCTCATCCAGGAGAGAGGGCTCTCGATGGGACAAGTCAGCGAAGCTTGCGGCTTCAAGGACCCCAATTACTTTTCCCGCCAATTCCGCAAGGTCATGGCAATGAGCCCCAAACAGTACCAGCGGATATTTACCAGCCGTTTTACCTAA
- a CDS encoding fructose-6-phosphate aldolase, with protein sequence MDLLLDTADLAEVEHALHYYPIKGVTTNPTMLSRLAQTHVVSHLKAIRSVIGDGRDLHVQLMARDEKTMIREAHHLVSQLGERTFIAVPVTEVGLSVIKELSQEGLLITASTVFSTMQGILAMLSGARYVAVFYDRMLNLDIDASRVIKELAGLLWTNTSSTQVLAASFRNIAEVTNAYASGAGCCTVKPELLSTGLAMPSIKKAVQDFADDWQKVYGDKTLLDL encoded by the coding sequence ATGGATTTGTTGCTTGATACTGCTGATCTTGCAGAGGTGGAACATGCGCTTCACTACTATCCCATCAAGGGAGTCACCACCAATCCAACGATGCTCTCCCGATTGGCCCAAACGCATGTGGTTTCGCATCTGAAAGCAATTCGAAGTGTAATCGGGGATGGTCGGGACTTGCATGTGCAGCTGATGGCACGTGATGAGAAAACCATGATCAGGGAAGCCCACCACCTCGTTTCTCAGTTGGGGGAGCGGACATTCATTGCTGTTCCGGTAACAGAGGTCGGTCTTTCGGTGATAAAGGAATTGTCCCAAGAAGGCCTTCTCATTACCGCTTCCACCGTCTTTTCCACAATGCAGGGCATTCTAGCCATGCTCAGCGGGGCACGCTATGTGGCTGTCTTCTATGATCGGATGCTGAACCTGGACATCGATGCTAGCAGGGTCATCAAGGAGTTGGCAGGGCTTTTGTGGACCAATACCAGTTCCACCCAGGTTCTGGCAGCAAGCTTTCGCAACATCGCTGAAGTGACCAACGCCTATGCAAGCGGGGCGGGCTGCTGCACAGTGAAACCTGAGCTTCTCTCCACCGGCCTTGCCATGCCTTCCATCAAAAAAGCGGTGCAGGACTTTGCCGATGACTGGCAGAAGGTGTACGGGGATAAGACGCTGTTGGATTTGTAG
- a CDS encoding GNAT family N-acetyltransferase, translating into MQVLTNQDIPAVLQYIAGEKEVNLFIEGDIELYGLESDVVNLYAFGDDWDCLVLRFYENFLITSNKAQPDLQPVVEFLKKQTMLCLSAKESLLLDIQQYFPASKVQGTYLCRLNKQTFKMEASADRDIVKLGPSDAQAIIDLYKQIEEFAKPYIEHESEKLKQTKETYEKGCLGFGIFNNGQLVCMANIAAKTQSGAMIIGVATHPSYRKRGYASQVMSRLCSQCFTDGLSFLCLFYSNPLAGAIYHRLGFETIGRWGMMKF; encoded by the coding sequence ATGCAAGTTTTAACAAACCAGGATATTCCGGCGGTGCTGCAATACATCGCTGGGGAGAAGGAAGTCAATCTCTTCATCGAAGGAGATATAGAGCTCTATGGACTCGAGAGCGATGTGGTGAATCTGTATGCCTTCGGCGATGATTGGGATTGCCTTGTCTTGCGATTCTATGAGAACTTCCTGATCACCAGTAACAAGGCCCAACCTGACTTGCAGCCGGTTGTTGAGTTCCTTAAGAAGCAAACCATGCTCTGCCTCAGCGCCAAAGAGAGCCTCTTGCTCGATATCCAGCAGTATTTTCCTGCCAGTAAGGTACAAGGGACGTACCTATGCAGACTCAATAAACAAACATTTAAGATGGAAGCTTCTGCCGACCGGGACATTGTCAAACTTGGTCCGAGCGATGCCCAGGCAATTATTGACCTCTATAAACAGATAGAAGAGTTCGCAAAACCCTACATTGAACACGAGTCGGAAAAACTCAAGCAAACAAAGGAAACGTATGAAAAAGGTTGCCTTGGGTTTGGGATCTTCAATAATGGGCAGCTCGTCTGTATGGCAAATATTGCGGCGAAAACCCAAAGCGGAGCCATGATTATCGGGGTGGCAACCCACCCTTCCTATCGCAAACGGGGGTATGCCTCACAGGTAATGAGCAGACTGTGCTCCCAATGCTTCACCGATGGTCTGAGTTTTCTCTGCTTGTTCTACAGCAATCCACTTGCTGGTGCAATCTATCACCGGCTGGGGTTCGAGACCATCGGACGTTGGGGTATGATGAAATTCTAA
- a CDS encoding sodium ion-translocating decarboxylase subunit beta produces the protein MDFLLDGLLATTWKQLVMFGVGSLLIYLAIAKKLEPSLLLPMGFGAILVNLPFSGAVTQMMTGIGEVPGILDWLFHFGIEAAEAMPLLLFIGIGAMIDFGPLLANPKLILFGAAAQWGIFATISLATLMGFSLVDAASIGIIGAADGPTSILVSQVLGSTYIGPIAIAAYSYMALVPIIQPFAIKLVTTKKERMIRMPYNPRSVSKRSKILFPIIVTIVSGYVAPASVSLVGMLMFGNLIRECTVLDTLSTAAQTVLVNLVTLLLGITIASTMKADAFVTVQTVMIMGLGLLAFVFDTIAGVLFAKVLNLFVKQKVNPMIGAAGISAFPMSARVIQRMGQQADPQNHLLMHAVGANVAGQIASVIAGGVILGLVPGLL, from the coding sequence ATGGACTTCTTGTTGGACGGACTGCTCGCCACTACCTGGAAGCAACTGGTAATGTTTGGTGTTGGCAGCCTTCTCATCTATCTTGCAATTGCAAAGAAACTCGAACCCTCACTGTTGCTTCCCATGGGATTCGGAGCGATTCTGGTCAATCTGCCGTTCAGCGGTGCTGTAACGCAGATGATGACAGGCATTGGTGAAGTCCCAGGCATTCTTGACTGGCTCTTCCACTTTGGCATCGAGGCTGCAGAGGCTATGCCGCTGTTGCTGTTCATTGGCATTGGAGCGATGATTGACTTTGGCCCGCTGTTGGCCAACCCCAAGCTCATTCTCTTCGGTGCTGCTGCCCAGTGGGGTATTTTTGCCACGATCAGCTTGGCAACCCTCATGGGATTCAGCCTGGTCGATGCTGCTTCCATCGGTATTATCGGGGCTGCCGACGGACCGACGTCCATTCTGGTCTCCCAAGTATTGGGTAGTACCTACATTGGACCCATCGCCATTGCCGCTTACTCGTATATGGCATTGGTTCCAATCATCCAACCCTTTGCGATCAAATTGGTGACAACCAAGAAAGAGCGGATGATCAGAATGCCGTACAATCCACGTTCGGTCTCAAAGCGTTCCAAAATTCTCTTTCCTATTATTGTTACCATCGTTTCAGGCTATGTTGCTCCGGCTTCCGTTTCGCTGGTCGGCATGCTGATGTTCGGCAACCTCATCCGTGAGTGCACGGTATTGGATACTTTGTCCACTGCGGCCCAGACGGTACTGGTAAACCTGGTAACCCTGCTGCTTGGTATCACTATTGCATCCACCATGAAGGCTGATGCCTTCGTAACCGTGCAAACGGTCATGATCATGGGCTTGGGATTGTTGGCTTTCGTGTTCGATACCATCGCAGGTGTTCTGTTTGCCAAGGTCCTGAACCTGTTTGTAAAACAGAAGGTAAACCCGATGATAGGGGCTGCCGGAATTTCAGCATTCCCGATGTCAGCCCGCGTCATCCAGAGAATGGGACAGCAGGCTGATCCTCAGAATCACCTGTTGATGCACGCAGTCGGGGCGAACGTAGCCGGTCAGATCGCCTCGGTCATTGCCGGTGGTGTTATCCTGGGCTTGGTCCCAGGCCTATTGTAA
- a CDS encoding OadG-related small transporter subunit produces MDTVFGKSLTLMAQGMVGIFVVILIIFFVLLVLGKSKKVKE; encoded by the coding sequence ATGGACACGGTGTTTGGCAAATCGCTGACCCTCATGGCACAAGGGATGGTGGGCATTTTTGTTGTAATTCTCATTATCTTTTTTGTGCTGTTGGTTTTGGGAAAAAGTAAGAAAGTAAAAGAGTAA